A section of the Candidatus Rokuibacteriota bacterium genome encodes:
- the ileS gene encoding isoleucine--tRNA ligase, whose product MDYKSTLNLPKTAFPMKANLPKLEPEMLERWEAADIYGRIRQASARRPLWILHDGPPYANGHIHMGTALNKILKDFIVKSRTMLGQNAVYVPGWDCHGLPIEHQVDKELGLDTASLDVRRAMDPVEKIRRCREYAAKFIDIQRDEFRRLGVFGDWKHPYITMEPAYQATIVREFGRFVGRGMVYKGLKPVHWCMHCKTALAQAEVEYEGQTTPSVYVKFPVKAPSPALARALGGRAASLVIWTTTPWTLPANLAIAIHPGETYTAIEVDGEWLIVAQALAEPVGWLDGVRGRAQAAPLSLTGEALEGTLARHPWIEREVPVIPADFVAMDAGTGLVHIAPGHGEEDYELGRKAGLQVYNPVDDDGRFTPEVAHFGGLTVWEANPRIIEHLRRAGALVASVEFEHTYPHCWRCKNPTLFLATEQWFIALDKTGLRQKTLEAIRRDVRWIPPWGEERIFNMVAHRPEWVISRQRVWGVPIVAFYCERCGGLLLEERLVEHVAAIMRAGRGADEWHAREAVDLLPAGTVCGACGGAAFRKETDILDVWFDSGCSHAAVLETRPDLRWPADMYLEGSDQHRGWFHSSLLEAVGTRDRPPYRSVLTHGFVVDGEGRKMSKSQGNYVTPEELLPKYGAEVLRLWVAAEDYTEDIRLSDEILTRLAEAYRRVRNTCRFLLGALADFDPDRDRISYARMDELDRWALLRLGELIARVRKAYDAYEFHVVFHAAHNFCAVELSALYLDIIKDRLYVSAPDDPRRRAAQTVCFEVLTALTRLLAPILTFTADEVWSHIPGSGKPSSVHLTLFPEERGEWLDEQLAADWDRLLEVRGEVSRALEGARKAGRIGKGLDAVVYVVTAPEEQWLPLLESKGEGLLAALFNVSGVKVKQGPPAGAGLAHESQDIPGLLLTVVAAQGLGWRKCERCWMWTGHVGEDAAHPTLCERCAPVVRSLMT is encoded by the coding sequence ACGGCCCGCCCTACGCCAACGGCCACATCCACATGGGCACGGCGCTCAACAAGATCCTGAAGGACTTCATCGTCAAGTCCCGCACCATGCTCGGGCAGAACGCGGTGTACGTCCCCGGCTGGGACTGCCACGGCCTGCCCATCGAGCACCAGGTGGACAAGGAGCTGGGGCTCGACACGGCCTCGCTGGACGTGCGCCGCGCCATGGATCCCGTGGAGAAGATCCGCCGTTGCCGCGAGTACGCCGCCAAGTTCATCGACATCCAGCGGGACGAGTTCCGCCGCCTGGGGGTGTTCGGCGACTGGAAGCATCCCTACATCACGATGGAGCCGGCCTACCAGGCCACCATCGTCCGCGAGTTCGGGCGCTTCGTGGGGCGCGGGATGGTCTACAAGGGGCTCAAGCCCGTGCACTGGTGCATGCACTGCAAGACGGCGCTGGCCCAGGCCGAGGTCGAGTACGAGGGCCAGACCACCCCGTCGGTATACGTCAAGTTCCCCGTGAAGGCGCCGAGCCCGGCCCTGGCGCGGGCGCTCGGGGGCCGGGCCGCGTCGCTCGTCATCTGGACCACGACGCCCTGGACGCTCCCGGCCAACCTCGCCATCGCCATCCACCCCGGCGAGACCTACACGGCCATCGAGGTGGACGGGGAGTGGCTCATCGTGGCGCAGGCCCTGGCCGAGCCCGTGGGCTGGCTCGACGGAGTCCGCGGCCGCGCCCAGGCCGCGCCCCTGTCACTCACCGGCGAGGCGCTCGAGGGCACGCTGGCCCGCCACCCGTGGATCGAGCGAGAGGTGCCCGTGATCCCCGCCGACTTCGTCGCCATGGATGCCGGCACGGGGCTCGTCCACATCGCCCCCGGCCACGGCGAGGAGGACTACGAGCTGGGGCGCAAGGCGGGCCTCCAGGTCTACAACCCCGTGGACGACGACGGGCGCTTCACGCCCGAAGTCGCGCATTTCGGCGGACTCACGGTGTGGGAGGCCAACCCCCGGATCATCGAGCACCTGCGGCGGGCGGGCGCACTCGTGGCGTCGGTCGAGTTCGAGCACACCTATCCGCACTGCTGGCGCTGCAAGAACCCCACCCTCTTCCTCGCCACGGAGCAGTGGTTCATCGCGCTCGACAAGACGGGGCTCCGCCAGAAGACGCTCGAGGCCATCCGGCGCGACGTCCGGTGGATTCCGCCCTGGGGCGAGGAGCGCATCTTCAACATGGTGGCCCACCGCCCCGAGTGGGTGATCTCCCGCCAGCGCGTCTGGGGCGTGCCGATCGTCGCCTTCTACTGCGAGCGGTGCGGCGGCCTCCTGCTGGAGGAGCGCCTCGTCGAGCACGTGGCGGCCATCATGAGAGCCGGCCGGGGCGCCGACGAGTGGCACGCGCGCGAGGCGGTGGATCTCTTGCCGGCGGGCACCGTCTGCGGCGCCTGCGGCGGGGCGGCCTTCCGCAAGGAGACGGACATCCTGGATGTGTGGTTCGACTCCGGCTGCAGCCACGCGGCGGTGCTCGAGACGCGGCCCGACCTGCGCTGGCCGGCCGACATGTATCTCGAGGGCTCGGACCAGCACCGGGGCTGGTTCCACTCCTCCCTCCTGGAGGCCGTCGGCACCCGCGACAGGCCGCCCTATCGCTCCGTCCTCACTCACGGCTTCGTGGTGGACGGCGAGGGCCGGAAGATGTCCAAGTCGCAGGGCAACTACGTGACGCCCGAGGAGCTGCTCCCGAAGTACGGGGCCGAGGTGCTCCGGCTCTGGGTCGCCGCCGAGGACTACACGGAGGATATCCGCCTCTCGGACGAGATCCTGACCCGGCTGGCGGAGGCCTACCGCCGGGTGCGCAACACCTGCCGCTTCCTGCTGGGGGCGCTGGCCGATTTCGACCCGGACCGCGACCGCATCTCCTATGCCCGGATGGACGAGCTGGACCGCTGGGCCCTGCTGAGGCTCGGCGAGCTCATCGCGCGGGTGCGCAAGGCGTACGACGCCTACGAGTTCCACGTGGTGTTCCATGCCGCCCACAACTTCTGCGCCGTGGAGCTCTCGGCGCTCTACCTCGACATCATCAAGGACCGTCTCTACGTCTCCGCCCCCGACGACCCGCGGCGCCGCGCGGCCCAGACCGTCTGCTTCGAGGTGCTGACGGCCCTGACCCGGCTGCTGGCGCCCATCCTCACCTTCACGGCGGACGAGGTCTGGTCGCATATCCCCGGCAGCGGCAAGCCCTCGAGCGTGCACCTGACGCTGTTTCCCGAGGAGCGGGGCGAGTGGCTCGACGAGCAGCTCGCCGCCGACTGGGACCGGCTGCTGGAGGTGCGCGGCGAGGTCTCCCGCGCCCTCGAGGGGGCGCGCAAGGCCGGCCGTATCGGCAAGGGCCTCGACGCCGTCGTGTACGTCGTCACCGCGCCGGAGGAGCAGTGGCTGCCGCTGCTGGAGAGCAAGGGCGAAGGGCTCCTCGCGGCGCTCTTCAACGTCTCCGGCGTCAAGGTCAAGCAGGGGCCGCCCGCCGGCGCCGGGCTCGCCCACGAGAGCCAGGACATCCCCGGGCTCCTGCTGACGGTGGTGGCGGCCCAGGGGCTCGGCTGGAGGAAGTGCGAGCGCTGCTGGATGTGGACGGGGCATGTCGGCGAGGACGCCGCCCACCCGACCCTCTGCGAGCGCTGCGCCCCCGTCGTCCGCTCGCTCATGACATGA
- the lspA gene encoding signal peptidase II translates to MKLVCWLAGVILVLDQLTKAVALWRLAPGVPVPVLEGLFSLTLVMNPGLAFGMLSSAPDGWRWIAGMLSLVALAILSVIAARLLPTGGVWTALSLGLVFGGAAGNLIDRVRFGAVVDFLDFYWRGYHWPAFNVADSAITVGVALLALRMMLTPTAPSDRAPR, encoded by the coding sequence ATGAAGCTCGTCTGCTGGCTCGCCGGGGTGATCCTGGTGCTCGACCAGCTCACCAAGGCGGTGGCCCTGTGGCGCCTGGCGCCCGGCGTGCCGGTGCCGGTGCTGGAGGGCCTCTTCTCCCTCACGCTCGTCATGAACCCGGGGCTGGCCTTCGGCATGCTGTCCAGCGCCCCCGACGGCTGGCGGTGGATCGCCGGGATGCTCTCGCTCGTCGCGCTCGCGATCCTCTCCGTGATCGCCGCCCGCCTCCTGCCCACGGGCGGCGTCTGGACGGCGCTGTCGCTCGGCCTCGTCTTCGGCGGCGCGGCCGGGAACCTCATCGACCGGGTCCGCTTCGGCGCCGTGGTGGACTTCCTGGACTTCTACTGGCGCGGCTACCACTGGCCGGCCTTCAACGTGGCGGACTCGGCCATCACGGTGGGCGTGGCCCTCCTCGCGCTCCGCATGATGCTCACGCCCACCGCCCCGTCCGACCGCGCGCCCCGCTGA
- a CDS encoding FRG domain-containing protein: MEERPKPPGLVSDWTTLRDAYEAMTCDSGHRWVYRGQRDSQWGLRSSLERALTRFHRPLEDTPFVERWLVAEFKRHAHRYNTETPHDDDIFRWLALMQHHGAPTRLLDFSYSFYVAAFFAVERAGLGDRCAIWAIDQAWCWDRAKQRLPGHLIGAIELDPTRGKTPAIQTKVLENQVCAVMPDNPFFLDERLAVQQGVFLVPLDVTKSFMHNLFGSADRHEAPGYVHKFEICVTEAFLLGALSDLKRMNISRVSLFPGLDGLAGSLGVRIATDTA, from the coding sequence ATGGAGGAACGACCGAAGCCTCCCGGCCTCGTCTCTGACTGGACCACCTTGCGCGATGCCTACGAGGCGATGACGTGCGATTCCGGACACCGATGGGTATATCGAGGGCAACGAGACTCACAGTGGGGCCTTCGCTCAAGCCTTGAGCGCGCATTGACGCGCTTCCATCGTCCACTCGAGGATACGCCTTTCGTCGAACGTTGGCTGGTGGCTGAATTCAAGCGCCATGCCCATCGCTACAACACAGAGACACCCCACGACGATGACATCTTCCGCTGGCTGGCGCTGATGCAGCATCACGGTGCGCCAACTCGATTACTCGACTTCAGCTACTCGTTCTACGTCGCGGCCTTCTTCGCGGTCGAGCGCGCCGGCCTTGGCGATCGCTGCGCCATCTGGGCGATCGACCAAGCGTGGTGTTGGGATCGCGCGAAGCAGCGGCTGCCCGGTCATCTCATTGGAGCGATTGAGCTCGATCCGACAAGAGGCAAGACGCCCGCAATTCAGACCAAGGTGCTTGAGAATCAAGTATGCGCAGTGATGCCAGACAATCCCTTCTTTCTCGACGAGCGACTGGCGGTTCAGCAAGGCGTGTTCCTAGTTCCGCTTGACGTCACGAAGTCATTCATGCACAACCTCTTCGGCTCAGCGGATCGGCACGAAGCCCCTGGCTACGTTCACAAGTTCGAGATTTGCGTGACTGAGGCATTCTTGCTTGGCGCGCTGTCCGACCTGAAGCGCATGAACATATCCCGGGTCAGCCTTTTTCCGGGACTCGACGGTCTTGCTGGGAGTCTAGGAGTGCGAATTGCCACTGATACCGCGTAA
- a CDS encoding addiction module protein: MADPARGLESSALKLSRRDRGRLVQRLLSSLDQEADAGADQLWLEEAERRLGSSSPERSEGDRPGPPAERDDPPGGSAPA; this comes from the coding sequence ATGGCTGACCCAGCGCGCGGACTCGAATCGAGTGCCCTGAAGCTCTCGCGCCGGGACCGCGGCCGCCTCGTGCAACGCCTCCTCTCCAGCCTCGATCAGGAAGCAGATGCGGGTGCTGACCAACTGTGGCTTGAGGAGGCGGAGCGTCGCCTGGGCAGCTCAAGTCCGGAAAGGAGTGAAGGGGATCGCCCTGGTCCGCCTGCGGAGCGGGACGATCCGCCGGGCGGAAGTGCACCGGCATGA